From a single Brassica napus cultivar Da-Ae chromosome C9, Da-Ae, whole genome shotgun sequence genomic region:
- the LOC106426053 gene encoding bifunctional bis(5'-adenosyl)-triphosphatase/adenylylsulfatase FHIT, which translates to MLKLQVSGKAILSTVRCRREMSTSSSFVFGPYKIDPREVFYATPLSYAMVNLRPLLPGHVLVCPRRLVPRFTDLTADETSDLWLTAQKVGSRIETFHNATSLTLAIQDGPQAGQSVPHVHIHVLPRKGGDFEKNDEIYDAIDEKEKELKQKLDLDKDRVDRSIEEMANEASQYRSLFDC; encoded by the exons ATGCTGAAGCTACAAGTAAGCGGGAAGGCGATCTTGTCCACTGTTCGCTGTCGGAGAGAG ATGTCGACTTCTTCTTCCTTCGTCTTTGGGCCTTACAAGATCGATCCGCGTGAAGTGTTTTACGCAACTCCTCTCTCGTACGCCATGGTTAATCTCCGACCCCTTCTTCCTG GTCATGTTCTTGTCTGCCCGAGACGCCTTGTGCCGCGCTTTACTGATCTCACAGCTGATGAGACCAGTGACCTTTGGCTTACTGCTCAGAAGGTTGGCTCTCGGATTGAGACCTTCCACAATGCAACTTCTCTCACATTAGCCATCCAA GATGGCCCTCAGGCGGGACAGAGTGTTCCTCATGTGCACATTCATGTCTTGCCTCGTAAAGGTGGCGACTTTGAGAAGAATGATGAGATCTATGATGCA ATTGATGAGAAGGAGAAGGAACTTAAGCAGAAGCTTGATCTTGACAAAGACCGTGTTGATAGGAGCATCGAGGAGATGGCTAACGAGGCTTCACAGTACAGGTCTCTTTTCGATTGCTAG
- the BNAC09G33700D gene encoding uncharacterized protein BNAC09G33700D: MWSVTGALGVVVPTAAACRPKHLLTSSNLLPKQTKKLHLYPQQPLSLASHFSSSFRTAASSVEQQSDNKGESTKYYFVVANAKFMLDEEEHFQEQLFERLRYYGENEKELDFWLVIEPKFLDKFPKITQRLRRPAVALVSTNGPWITFMKLRLDRVLADSFEATSLDEALAFTPTTLEFDKPKNWVAPYPKYEPGWWETFLPKIKQESVA, from the exons ATGTGGAGCGTCACCGGAGCACTAGGCGTGGTGGTGCCTACCGCCGCCGCTTGCCGTCCGAAGCACCTTCTCACCTCCTCTAACCTTCTACCCAAGCAGACGAAGAAGCTACATCTCTATCCACAGCAGCCTCTGTCTCTAGCATCACATTTCTCCTCCTCTTTCAGAACAGCTGCTTCTTCCGTTGAACAACAGTCTGACAATAAG GGAGAGAGCACTAAGTACTACTTCGTGGTTGCCAACGCCAAGTTCATGCTTGACGAAGAGGAACACTTTCAGGAGCAGTTGTTTGAACGTCTTCGATACTACGGAGAGAATGAGAAAGAGCTAGACTTCTGGCTCGTCATTGAGCCCAAGTTCCTCGACAAGTTCCCCAAGATCACTCAAAGGCTCCGTCGCCCTGCCGTCGCTCTTGTCTCCACCAATGGACCCTGGATCAC GTTTATGAAGTTAAGGTTGGATCGAGTGCTTGCTGATTCCTTTGAAGCGACCTCTCTTGATGAAGCCTTGGCCTTTACTCCTACCACTCTTGAGTTCGATAAGCCTAAGAATTGGGTGGCGCCATACCCCAAGTATGAACCTGGATGGTGGGAAACCTTCTTGcccaaaataaaacaagaatctGTAGCATAG